In a single window of the Magnolia sinica isolate HGM2019 chromosome 7, MsV1, whole genome shotgun sequence genome:
- the LOC131252172 gene encoding uncharacterized protein LOC131252172, producing MGTLVGHVLPGLGFLLIGLWHLINHIKAHSINPNSYKSHPWFPTPILRHLELHLIMIGCTISIAMELFFGPHRHQPLNPDWTIPSTHLHNFDHALIAFSFFIYATFAIVLDRLKPMAHHDLTQLLVAAAFGQELLLFHLHSVDQSGIETQYHSLLQIIIFITLLTLVIGILLPNSFLISFVGSLSIFFQGVWLMITGFMLWTPQLLPKGCWLISEVGHMVARCTGDGALSRAIRLVNLLFSWCLASAIVFSVILYLVLIKWYGDMVEYNQLDGGDGDGDDEESQNQKKKNKKKKQQLGFVHMEKVAWAPVDIER from the coding sequence ATGggcactttggtgggccatgtacttCCTGGCCTTGGTTTCCTCCTCATTGGCCTATGGCACCTGATCAACCATATCAAGGCCCACTCCATCAACCCCAACTCCTACAAATCCCACCCTTGGTTCCCAACTCCAATTCTAAGGCACCTAGAACTTCACTTGATCATGATAGGTTGCACCATCTCCATAGCCATGGAGCTCTTCTTCGGCCCCCATCGCCACCAACCGCTCAATCCTGACTGGACCATCCCATCCACCCACCTCCACAACTTCGATCATGCGTTGATCGCCTTCTCCTTCTTCATCTACGCCACCTTCGCGATCGTCCTAGACCGTCtaaagcccatggcccaccatgatctcaCCCAATTACTTGTGGCCGCCGCATTTGGCCAAGAACTACTATTGTTCCATCTCCACTCGGTGGACCAATCCGGCATCGAGACCCAATATCACTCCCTACTTCAGATCATAATCTTCATCACCCTACTGACTTTGGTAATTGGGATCCTGCTCCCTAATAGCTTCTTAATCAGCTTCGTCGGATCGCTTAGTATATTCTTCCAAGGCGTGTGGCTTATGATAACGGGGTTcatgttgtggaccccacaactGTTACCCAAGGGTTGTTGGTTGATTtcagaggtgggccacatggttgCACGGTGCACGGGTGATGGAGCGCTTAGTAGAGCGATACGGCTCGTTAATCTTCTATTTAGTTGGTGTTTGGCTAGTGCAATTGTTTTTTCAGTGATTTTGTATTTGGTTCTAATCAAATGGTATGGAGATATGGTAGAATACAATcaattggacggtggagatggtgACGGCGACGACGAGGAGTCTCAAAaccagaagaagaagaataagaagaagaagcaacAACTAGGTTTTGTTCACATGGAGAAGGTGGCATGGGCCCCAGTGGACATTGAAAGGTGA